The genomic window TTTTGTTTACTCTCTTTTGCTTGTAGCTCAAGCTCTTATTCATTTATTCAACTTCTATGACATAACTCGGATCAAAAAGAAGTTGGCCGGTTTATAAGATTCTTTCTAGGATATGCCTGTGAAAAGCATATTAGAAGTGCTCAATGCCTCGACTGATTTTCTAGCTAAGAAGGGTGTGGAATCTCCCAGGCTTCAGACAGAATTGATCATGGCACATGTTTTAGAGATAGGTCGGATGCAGCTATATTTAGAATTTGAAAGAGTTTTGAATGAAAAGGAGCTAGCTCCTTTACGCGAAATGATTAAGAGGCGTGGACGGCGAGAGCCTTTGCAACACATTATAGAAGAGACAGAGTTTCATGGCTTAAAAGTGAAGTGTAGTCCTAAGGCTTTAGTGCCCAGGCCAGAAACGGAGTATTTAGTGGAATTGGTAGTGAAAAAGCTAGGGGAGAATGCGCAAGGGGTTATCTATGATATAGGAACAGGCTCGGGTGTAATTGCCTTGTCACTAGCTCATGAATTAAACAATGCAGAATTCGTAGCGGTAGATGTTGACGATCATGCACTCCGTTTAGCTGAAGAGAATGGAGCTGCTTATCCACATCTAAAAGTAAGTTGGCAAAAAGGCGATTTATTGAAGGGTGTAAAAGATCAGGGCGCACTGGCAGTTGTGGCGAATCTGCCATACTTGACATCAGACGAAATGAAGCATCTAAATCCAGAGGTTCAGCAAGATCCCTATTCGGCTCTGCATGGTGGTGAGGATGGGTTAGATCTAGTGCGACACTTAAT from Verrucomicrobiota bacterium includes these protein-coding regions:
- the prmC gene encoding peptide chain release factor N(5)-glutamine methyltransferase; this translates as MKSILEVLNASTDFLAKKGVESPRLQTELIMAHVLEIGRMQLYLEFERVLNEKELAPLREMIKRRGRREPLQHIIEETEFHGLKVKCSPKALVPRPETEYLVELVVKKLGENAQGVIYDIGTGSGVIALSLAHELNNAEFVAVDVDDHALRLAEENGAAYPHLKVSWQKGDLLKGVKDQGALAVVANLPYLTSDEMKHLNPEVQQDPYSALHGGEDGLDLVRHLIKQSVEIATWIFLEIGIKHGSIVKELLLEAGYIDVEVHEDLLKRERFVVAKKAGES